A region of Schistosoma mansoni strain Puerto Rico chromosome 1, complete genome DNA encodes the following proteins:
- a CDS encoding putative g-protein coupled receptor fragment translates to MFSTSLNTSSSIPFIEKCSIHVQNMESAVGFLRGYISPVLVLFGVFGNMSAFYLFLTHKPWNRFSIYVITLAISDSLVLITNTFLDDFLGRGLYYITNQSIIIKLDTFSLLSCQLMELIGTWFVFNSGCLLVAFSIDRVNCLYWPLKCRSNGGVNMAICYIVCDLIVNEDEDVIEIVLVDWKKEPSIIHIDIMNISG, encoded by the exons ATGTTTTCAACATCATTGAATACATCTTCATCTATACCATTCATTGAAAAATGTTCAATTCATGTACAGAATATGGAATCAGCTGTCGGCTTCCTACGTGGTTATATTAGTCCAGTTCTTGTACTATTTGGTGTATTTGGTAATATGTcagcattttatttatttttaacccATAAACCATGGAATCGTTTTTCTATTTATGTGATCACTTTAGCTATTTCTGACAGTCTTGTCTTAATAACAAATACATTTTTGGATGATTTCCTTGGAAGAGgtttatattatataactaatcaaagcatcattattAAATTAGATACCTTCTCATTGTTGTCATGTCAATTAATGGAATTAATTGGTACATGGTTTGTATTTAATTCTGGTTGTTTATTAGTTGCATTTAGTATTGATCGGGTGAATTGTTTATATTGGCCATTAAAATGTCGATCAAATGGTGGTGTGAATATGGCTATA TGTTATATTGTGTGTGATTTAATAGTCAATGAAGATGAAGATGTAATAGAAATCGTGTTAGTTGATTGGAAAAAAGAGCCTTCAATAATTCATATTGACATCATGAATATTAGTGGTTAA